AGGCTTTCGGAAGTGTTAGCCTCTATTATTAGTTCCAATCAAGGTGCTTTTATTAGAGGGAGATCTCTTGCTCATAACATCCTTATTTTTCAAGATTTGATTAAGAATTATAACAGAAAGAATGCTTCCCTGATATGTACTTTGAAGATAGATCTGAGTAAAGCCTATGATACTCTTGATTGGGATTTTTTAGAGAGGTTATTAATAAGATTGAGGTTTCCTTCTAAATTCATTCATTGGGTGATGGTTTGTCTCAGAGGTACGTCCTATTCTGTTTTGATGAATGGTCGTTTGCAGGGTGGATTTCAAGGAGTTAAGGGTCTTCGACAAGGCGACCCTATTTCCCCATTACTATTTGTCTTAGTTATGGAATATCTCACCTGATTGCTTCAATTTGGTGCAATGCATCATGAATTTCGGTTTCATCCTTTACGTAAAAATCTCAAAATCATCAACTTACGCTTCGCTGATGATTTAGTGATTTTTTGCAAGGCTAATAGAGGTTCAGTTCAGATTATTAAGCAGGTTTTTGAAGACTTTTGCTATAGTACTGGAATGAAGGCTAACTTAAGCAAGTCTCAAGTCTTCTTCAGTGGTATCTCTGCTCAAGACAAACGCCAACTACAGCTTCTGTTAGAGTTAGAAGAGGGCTCCTTCCCCCTGAAATACCTTGTTGTTCCTTTGAGACCCACTAAATGGAAAGCGGCTGACTGCGGTGAAATTCTTAAAAAGTTAAAGCTTAAACTTCACACTTGGTCAAGTAGACATCTATCCTATGCAGGGAGAGTTCAGCTCATCACTTCTGTTCTTTTGGGGCTGAGAAATTACTGGATGAATATTTTTTTATTGCCTCAAAGTATAATCAAAGAAGTGGACAAGCTTTGCATGTGGTTTCTTTGGGGTAATGATGGAACTAGAAGCAAATTTCATCTTACATCCTGGTCTACGGTTTGTTTGCCTAAAGCTTTTGGTGGTTTGGGGTTTGGAGAAGGCTATTAGTCATCAGCAGGAAGCATTATGGGTAAAGTGGGTTCATGCAGTGTATTTAAAGGGCCAAAACTTTTGGCAATACCAACTTAAGGCTGATGCAAGTTGGTATTGGCGCAAAATCTGTCAATTACGTGAGATGTTCTCTCAAGAGGAGATTGAAAAGGCTGGTAGTAATGGAAGGTTTAAAGTTAGACAATTGTATACTGGGCTGTTTCAGCTTACCCCTGTCAATTACAAGCAATTTGTTTGGAACAGAGTGAGTGTTCCTAAGCATAGGTTCATCACTTGGCTTGCTGTCAATTCTAAGTTGCTAACTAGGGACCACTTACAAAGAGTGATGCAGCTGGATTCTTCTCTTTGCCCGGTCTGTGATCAAGAGTTGGAGAGTCATAGTCATCTGCTCTTTGGGTGTTATTTCTCTCAGCAGGTTGTTCAAAAGATTCATAGCTGGTTTGGCTGTTCTTGGCCTCTTATTTACTCAGACTGGTGCAGATGGATTGGTGGTATGAGTAAGGGGGTTAGAGCTTCAAAGGTGGCGGTTGTGTTCTCTGCTACAGTCTACTTTGTGTGGCATAACAGAAATATTTGTGTTGTTCATAATTACTCTCTTAGTATTATGACTGTAGTTGAGTTGATAAAAAATGCCATTAAGTGTAGACTGAGTGCATTTTTCTCTGATGATGTTGTAAAGCTGTGAGTTTTTTAGTGTTGAATTGGTGAGCTAGTTTATTTCAGTGGGCTTGTGTTGGCTGTAGCTTGGTTGCTTTTTGCTGTGATTAATAAAAATTCTTTTTCttgatcaaaataaataaataaataattaagtaattataatattatatttaaatttatctaaaaaaattattatgacaTGTCTGATATTATACATGGTCCAGCatataattctttttaaagatttttaattttatttgtaataatattttatattttgaattataaacattatctatttttttttttaattcttacaCATGGTTTCAAACCTAGTCTCCAATACCATGTGATACTTGAGCAGTTGAGCTAGCCTCAAGTAGTAACATTATATAATGTTTTAATTTTAGTAAAATTCACTTTCATTAtaactaaatttttattttcatcgttcttttaaaataaatatgtcTCCATGGAGATTTTCTACCCCCACCCCGCTAATATTCTTAATTTCTTATCCCCTTACATGTGTAATTTTTATgtactaattattattttttttaatttattaaatataatatgTGGTACTTTATAATAAATTGTGTCAATCAATGTTAGATGGTATTGGGCAACATAGGTGCCTTATAGCAATGCTCAATTTTTTTATCTACAGACTcttttttaattactaaattacACTAATCAATGTTAGGTGGTTTTTGACATCATATTTGTCTTATAGCAATGCTCAATTTTGTATGTACtaactttttttttgttatatgctAACTAAATTTAAGTCTTTAATTTTCAACCatttactaaattaataatacattttttatttataaaattacataaataagtagatttatattttctttcaaaataatATTAACAAATAATCTCTCAAAATGTGAGCACTCTCAATGGCCCCTTTAAAATAGTTATACTCtaaaattatagctcaaataTGATAAAATGGTTCTTTATCAAATGAATTATTCTCTATTGGAGCATTTGGGCGGGAAGCCCTACATGGGATCCGTTACTTGACTTGTGAAGCCCTGTGCTCGAAGCAAAATCAGATTACTTGCACAAAGAAAGTGACCAAAGATACTATAAAGACAACTATTCActcttttataaatattttattttattttttaacttttctccatatatattttatattatgaataatattatatagttttaataaaaaaaaattatacttatatacatattatatttttatattttgttataattattatattgagaattatttttaaattttgtattaatttatattttattttattttggaatAATCTAAAATAATTATAGTTATGTTTTGATATTATATATGGCtaaatattaaaagatataaagatattattgataatgaatgaaaaaaaattaaaaataatattcaaatgacacattgaaaaaataaaaaagttgatGTTgtgtaatataaaaaatattgataaaataaataaaaaaaatgttttgatgagttatTAGACACAGAATTGTATCTATTGAGATTGCTCTAACAAATTCTCCAATTTTATCTATTTTGGTTGAGTAGTTAACACGTTAAGGTtgataaaaagaagaaaaatgtaTTATGGAGCAATACTTTAGTCCCTCACTtggatttgattggatttgaAGGACTTAGTACTTCATCTATTTTCAGCCATTGGATCCATGATGGACGGTGGGATTGTGGTGTTTGGTTGAGGATGTGTTAAAATACAAATATACTCCTTGATAACTCTTAGGAACCGACTACCGTTTCCactcttaattttttttctgatttttttaattgaaaacaaAGAAGAGTTGTTCTTCCCCTCCTAATGTACCTCGGTCTATCTCTCCCTCTCCATTGCTTTTTTTAGTCAGAGTTTTGTGTTAAAATTGTTGAATAATAGGTGGATTGGCGCGGTTAATTGATGGTGGGTTTCATTCATTCTTCTCCTTTGTTTTTTTCGTACATTGTCCAGGAACAAAGCTACCTTGTTTTCCATCTGTGGATACATTTGTCTTGCATTTGctcttcttatttttctcattttgTGCCCTAATTTTGTTTGTCTTCTCATATTTTAAATTTCGTCATATAGAAATTATGTTCTGCTAACTAAATTTGATGGATGCAGATCATTTGTTCCGTTGATTTTAATTCATTCTCTTGTTCATTCTCACTCCCGTCAAGCAACACACCCACTCAGAGGTATTTGATCGTCCCAATGAGCGGTCCATGACAAAGGCACTCTTCCCAACTTCCACCCATTCTTCTAAAGTCGTGGAGAGGtaatctctctctatatttcttgttttttttaatgGATTTAGTTAGAGCACCAAATGTTTGATGCAATGCCTATTTGCctacttttatattttattttgtatgtGTAAATGAAGAATGAATTGAATCTCTGTCTTAATTTTGAAGTTTATACATGCATTTTGGCTGGAGTGATGTTTTAAGCCATTTATTTTCCATTGACtttgtttttttaagaaaaagttGTTCTGCATTTGAAATTAATGATTATTTATGTATGAACATGATTAGTTTTCTTAATtaaatgttgtttgagttaatgaTAGCATTTATTAACAATTGTCTTGTGCAAGACTCGTTTGATGAAAGTCATTGTGATATTTTTTGGTTtcattcaagttttttttttttagaaaattaagtGCAAATTGTACAGTGTTGTTGTTTAATTTGTAATAATCATTTTATTTGCTGGTGACATGGTAGTTCTATGATTCATATCTATTTATATTAGTGACATGAATTTATGCTATTGTGAGAATATACCAATGTGATTGCAAGATAATTAggtaaatttttaaataagagAAAAAAGATGAAAGTTATTAAGAGGAtgtttggcaccttaactaaaaaactgttttttgtttttaaaagctaaaaactgttttttgaaatcAAGTGGGGGTGTTTAgtattgttttcagaaaacaatttttaaaaacaaagttacaaaaaatagaaaattttgagaacaaggaaaagttgttttctgttgttctcaaattttctcacttcttatttttcatcattttttctttgaaattattttatctcattatttattgcaaacttttaaaatatatttctctttgtaaatatatttgttaattttttatttaagatttaaaaaaaataaaactaaaaaattgtttttagaaaatattaaccaaacacctcttgttttttgaaaactacaaaaacaattttctgttctcatttctgataacacaattttgaaaacaaaaaacaaaaaacaataccAAACAGGCCCTAAAGCTACCATGCATCATGCTCTAGTCTTAGTTAGATTACTATTCTAGTACTCTTACCATCTACTTTaattttgttacaaaaaaaatcattaaaaaaatacttatgaAAAGTGAAACTCTTAGCTACTTGATATCATATAATAGCCAAAATTCATACACAATTAATTATACAACAATGAGGTACCTAATTAGTGCTAATTCATTCATCCAACCATTAAAACATATTTAAAGCTTTTATTAAcacaatttacaaaaaaaaaaaacactagaCTGATTAGTTCAGGTTTTTTTACTTTCTACTATAACATTGTTACTTaccacttaattcaaaattacttaccCATAGTAAAAGGATACTTTACTAAATAAGTTACAAATCAATACCAAAATGACCATATTCACCTTAACTATACACTATTTTGGATATAAATTACCCTATTGTCCGTACCTTTAACAGCTGCATCAAGATTACTACTCACAATCCGTTCATATAACCCATTCTATATGTAAAACACTATAAAAGATAAATACACCAAACTAATTCACATCACGATACTTGGAAAATTTAACGGGCGAAGTACTAATAGGACTAAAGAATTTTCCTTAcgataattattttttaaaattgtaggtaataataataaataataaaagtaaaTATTGACAACACCAAAAAGTCGAAGGCATGGAACGTACTATTAATCCAATAATGATTAATAGTAGGTTTCTTAGGATAATAAAACGAAGCAACTAGACTCACTCTATACAAAATTCTaagcttttttattttaataattaaaaaaatatctaatctCTTGCTTGCCTCGCCTATAAATTAGTGAACAACTTATCATTTTCCTCCTCCCTCCTCTCTTCCTAATTTCCGGGATTACTCGTTTGGTCTCTCTCTTTCTCTGATCCAAATACACAGAATCCGTGTACAAATGGATCCACCCAGTTTCGTAATCGAAGCCTCCGAGGCTGAATCCATGGCTGCCAACTCCGGCCTCACAGTCCTACAACTCCTCCCCTCTCTCGTCAAGCCAGCCCAGACCCTGGCCCGACCGCCCATCTCCAAGTTCCATGTCGGCGCCGTCGGTTATGGCTCATCGGGGCGGATATTCCTCGGCGTCAACCTTGAGTTCCCGGGTCTCCCTCTACACCACTCTGTCCATGCCGAGCAATTCCTCGTCACCAATCTATCCATCAACGGCGAAACCCGTCTCGAATACATCGCCGTCTCCTCCGCCCCTTGCGGCCATTGCCGCCAATTCCTCCAAGAAATCCGCGGAGCCCCGGATATCAAGATCCTGATCACGTCGGCGGAGCCCGGGGACGATGACGGCAATCGCCCCGATTTCGACAAGTTCAACCCGCTTCTGAGTCTTTTGCCTCAGCGGTTCGGACCCGACGACCTACTGGACAAGGACATGCCGTTGTTCTTGGAGCCACACCGTAATGGGTTTTCGTTCCCGAGCGGAACCCACCATAGCTTGTCCAATGGCTCGTGCGACGAAAATGGCGAGGTGGGTCTACTGAAACTCGCAGCTTTAGAGGCCACGAACAATTCTCATGCGCCGTACAGTGGCTGCCCTTCTGGGGTGGCGATTTTGGATTCTAGTGGCAGGATTTACAAAGGGTCTTATACGGAATCGGCGGCCTATAATCCGAGCTTGGGACCGGTCCAGGCGGCGCTGATTGCTTACATAGCCGGAGGAGGTGGCGGGTACGACAAAATAGTGGCTGTCGTTTTAGTGGAGAAGGAAGATGCTTCGATCAGACAAGAACAAACTGCGAGGCTTCTTTTGCAGTCCATCTCGCCAAAGTCTGAGTTTCGGGTTTTTCAATGCAGTAAAAAGACTTGTCCTTGTTGATGCGAGTTAAATGTGTATTCTATCATAACCTTGTTATCCTTTTCTAACCATTTTGGTTGATTAATATTGGGAAAGGATTGGACCGAGTAAAGTCAATGAATGAAGATGATCTTTTTGTGTACATCTTTTGATTTGGTTCGTACTACTTTTTAACCACAGTGATCCGaatcttttcctttttttttcttttaatattatgAATTGGGTTGGATTGGATTACATGGTATTTGATTTCATTAAAACAGAAAAGCCAACCTTAAGAAGTCTTAGCCTATTGTATACCAGCATcttgttttctcttcttcttatatcACACTAGTCAAAGATGAGAAAACAAAGAAATGCCAGAACTAGTTATAGtatttcttttaaattttatTCATTGGTTTGCTTTACTACGGAGCTTTGATTGTTGAAAATACTGTGAGACGGTCTTTTTGATGTCATAAACAAAAGTCCTTTTACATACAGTTCAATCACTGGTCTAAGGCATTATTGAATGAATTTCACTGTGCCACTCATAATTGCCAAATTGATTGGTGCTAATGGAGTTCCAATGTTGCATCATCTTCATTCACTTTCCTATTTTTTAATCATTCTAATAAAGTACCCAATTCTTTAATATCATAACTTTGAACACCTGTGCACAAAAGAATAGTTCAGAAAACAACATAACTCTTGCCACATTTCTTTTAAGCCATTATAACTACAATAGCTATGATGACATTTTAAGGTGAAAACTGAAAAGGAACTTGTCGAGCTTGCTTTTTCTATCACTTAAGTTGCATTCTAGCCAAAGTCACTCCACTTGTTCTGTTCTTAGTTGACTCATAAACCAGAGGTTATTTCAGAAGAGTGTCCATCACATATGAACTTTTGGGGCGATCAAGTGTTAAcaaaaaggaaggaaagataaTAGAGTATGGTAACACTTGATGAAAGAGATTGTATGTGGCCCTATATGACCAAGCAATAATCATCAATCCAGCTATCCACAGTCAATTTTAACATTTAAAATCTTGTAGAAGTTCTACCACTTTGTTTATTTCGTGGCCATTACACAACAAAAGTAGTAGTTGAATCTATAACTATAAGTATAATAGAATAttgcagccaggaagcttcataGTAATACATTTTGATGTGTGATATTTTGACTGTATACAATATTTgatctaaaggatcgatagggtAGGGACGACTAAGACCATTATTTGGATTAGAGTAATATAGTAAGGGTCTACTTGTACCACATACTACATATTAATTTTTGGATATTATATCCATGTGTGTGGTATTCGAATAAACAATTTCAATTAGGCTTTTTATGCTAATTAGTCTTAAACCAAGTTCGATTTGTTTTTTCTTTGACTCTAGGGGTTTGCTAATTATAAGCCTATatttgttaaggttttatttcatATACTACTTTTTTTCCTCACGGAATGTTGGGTAATGatatattaacaaaatattacaTACAAATGACATGgcatttttcttttttaatataataGATCAGTTGTGTATTTTGCATGCAAATAtcttatataatttttaaaaaaaaattaacgaaATTTTTGTAAAAATAGATATTGAGGTGATACCATTGAAGCTATTTTTTGTGGTGTACAATCCTAATTAATTACTATGTGGGAATAGGTACTCAGTGATGGTGAAGATGAagttctacaaaaaaaaaaaaaacacaatcaaTTAGTTGTTGAAAAAATcaaaagtttttaattttttttttagtttctacTTCTTTCGAGATTTTATAATGTTATATTACATAAACAAAGTTCGATGTTCAATTTGATagcaaattaaaaaaattggagcttctttattgtaatatataaaaCTTAATATAAATTGTTAATTCGCATTAAGTAGCCTCGAACACTCTAGGCTCCCACAATAATACTTTTGTGCTCTTCGCAAAAGTAATGCTAAATTTGGTATCAAGTAGGTATGGGAAGAGCCGAAGAGCTGACATTTAGTAACTTTCACTTTGTATTATTACATTTTCATTAGGCTTATTGGGATTTCCCCAACTATTAACCCTACAAAATTGTTTTATGCTGTTAAAAATTTTCCTGAACTATTCACATTATTGAAATGTGCGACTTCTGTTTAATTTTCCTAATAGAATTGTGATGTGGCGACACTAGAGTGTTAATATAATATTGAcatgtgtataatttaaaaaataaataggaATTTACCCCTGAACTATTACCACTAACTATCAAATCATGCCCCAAAattcaaaaatttaaaatttaaacgatattttaaatattaaaataaaggtaagaaaatattaaacaaaaaatccatttgaattaaattaaatcatacaaaattaaaaaatcaaatagATAAAAACAAAACTAGATTAACATTTTCTCTTGTACAAAACTCATCAATTTCACCACCAACCAAAAATCTCAACAAaactcatcaatttatcacaacaAAAACTCAACTAAAAAAACTATCACAACATGTACAAATCAAAATTTCAATCTCTCAAATTCATACACATTTTAATATGATATCAACATAACGAAAAATCCagattttctattatttttctcacacctttgctgtaatgcccaaaatttcctaataaggtttaggaccttgattaggaggatgggagagccataattgatttattatggtatttaatgattatatgcatgtttatgtgaattatattattatatgatggtgaatgcatgcatatgggctcatattttaattgcaatggcattttggtaatttggccgttggggggtgtgattgtgtaatttcaagcatatgggtgaattataattttaccacatcatatgtggattggttcgagccattcggcatgagacgatcatgggaatgtaagtgttcggtctagtcataacgggtttaagttcggggctcggggtgagtctc
This genomic interval from Humulus lupulus chromosome 8, drHumLupu1.1, whole genome shotgun sequence contains the following:
- the LOC133795388 gene encoding uncharacterized protein LOC133795388; the protein is MHHEFRFHPLRKNLKIINLRFADDLVIFCKANRGSVQIIKQVFEDFCYSTGMKANLSKSQVFFSGISAQDKRQLQLLLELEEGSFPLKYLVVPLRPTKWKAADCGEILKKLKLKLHTWSSRHLSYAGRVQLITSLLVVWGLEKAISHQQEALWVKWVHAVYLKGQNFWQYQLKADASWYWRKICQLREMFSQEEIEKAGSNGRFKVRQLYTGLFQLTPVNYKQFVWNRVSVPKHRFITWLAVNSKLLTRDHLQRVMQLDSSLCPVCDQELESHSHLLFGCYFSQQVVQKIHSWFGCSWPLIYSDWCRWIGGMSKGVRASKVAVVFSATVYFVWHNRNICVVHNYSLSIMTVVELIKNAIKCRLSAFFSDDVVKL
- the LOC133797201 gene encoding cytidine deaminase 1; this translates as MDPPSFVIEASEAESMAANSGLTVLQLLPSLVKPAQTLARPPISKFHVGAVGYGSSGRIFLGVNLEFPGLPLHHSVHAEQFLVTNLSINGETRLEYIAVSSAPCGHCRQFLQEIRGAPDIKILITSAEPGDDDGNRPDFDKFNPLLSLLPQRFGPDDLLDKDMPLFLEPHRNGFSFPSGTHHSLSNGSCDENGEVGLLKLAALEATNNSHAPYSGCPSGVAILDSSGRIYKGSYTESAAYNPSLGPVQAALIAYIAGGGGGYDKIVAVVLVEKEDASIRQEQTARLLLQSISPKSEFRVFQCSKKTCPC